DNA from Symphalangus syndactylus isolate Jambi chromosome 22, NHGRI_mSymSyn1-v2.1_pri, whole genome shotgun sequence:
tgcggtggctcatgcctgccatcccagcactttgggaggctgaggtgggcagatcatctgagatcaggagctcgagaccagcctgaccaacatggtgaaaccccatctctactaataatacaaaattagctgggcatggtggcgcatgcctgtaatcccagctactcaggaaggtgaggcaggagaatcgcttgaaccaaggaggcggaggttgcagtgagctgagatcatgccactgcactccagcctgggcaacagagcgagactccatctcaaaaaaggaaaaaaaaaatttaatattaatggATATTCTAGTTCCCTAAGTATGAGTGTGTTACACTGCACTGAATTCTTTCAGCTGACTGAAAGATTTCCTTGTAGCTGACTGACAATTGACAAGTCTGGTATTGCTCTTGGTGTTCCCATAAAAACATTTTCCCTATAAATGTGAATGCATCCTCTGTGTTTCAATCTTCTGGATTTATCCTAGTTATTGTAGGTTGGGACTGTTACTTGCCAAGTTGAAAGCTCTTCAATTCTTAGACAAGGTTAGACCTTAATGTAGAAGTTGCATGACTATCATTCCCTACTCATAATAGGTCATTAGCACAGAGATCTAAATACTTACGTGGTCTTTTTTTTATATTGAggaatttttgtataaaatgtcattgagtctcagatgagatttttggGGAAGAGGGGGTGTTAGTGATCTGGTAAACTTGGGTGACTGCATGGgtttttatctttgaatatttaattatattcttCTGTACTAGTTTTCCTTACATTAAAGATATGACAGTCTTAGAAGCATACTTTTATTCTCCTAGGTGATGGTCTAAATTTGCTTCTGTGGGTCTGGAAGCTATTAGAATGTCATGTTATTCAGCAGTatttttcccctgtgttttcccTTAATAGAGGGAAAGAAAAGTACTTTTCTAATAGAGGTAGAGTTTAAGATTACAGTTAATTTTCCTGACCCTTTTGAGAACAGTAACAACAAAAGCCTTCTCTTGGTAAACTGATCTTTGACTAAACATTTTACTAACTGTTCCTTAGTCTCTTTATTCTATCCTTCTAAGTTCCCGATGGTAGCAGGAGGGGACGGGGTTAGGTTCCTTAGGAGCTTTCTTGCCCTTGTTGTCTTTGTTCATGTGGAAGGTGCAACAGCTGCTGTGGCTTATGCATTCGTCTTAGTTGCTGCTTTATGTAGTCTATATTTTGGTAGTTTTATCTTTCTGAGTAACCAAATCATCTGTCACTTAACTATAAattttatagttatattttttGCCTTTGGATGTGTATTAAATTTAGacgttttagtttagttttgtttctgtTAATCTTCACACCAGGTCTTTTCTGTGCTTTAGGTTGATTCTTCAACACACTGAAACCATTAGGAAAAATCCTTGTGGTTAACAGCAGAGGCTTCAGAGTGTAACCTGTACTCGGgcctagaaattatttaaaatggcgACTGATACGTCTCAAGGTGAACTCGTCCATCCTAAGGCACTCCCACTTATAGTAGGAGCTCAGCTGATCCACGCGGACAAGTTAGGTGAGGTAGGGGCTGACACATTCTTGAAGCTCACTCTTGGATCAATCCCTGACTTCAGGCCCTGCTGGGTCCTTCTTGGTACATGTTCCTTCCCTTACTTTGGGGAGTCTAGGTTGTGAATTTGAAACAAAATCAGATTCTTTTCATCTTCCCTTTCCCCTCAAATTCCTGAGAAAACCTCCAACCTTCTAAATTTATAGCAATCAACTATAATTATGTGTTTCCATTTGAAATTCAAGCTAAAAtaacatactttaaaaaagtgtatcttaaaaatcatatttcaCTTCAAAAAAACTTGTTAAAAGTAATTTGCATCAGATCCTGGAGTCGACTTGAAGAATTCTCCTACATCTTCTGACACCCAGTTAGGCCctttgagaaagagagaaaagagaattttttaatgcatgtTTGATTATGGCCATCTCTTTTCTTAGAAGGTAGAAGATAGCACCATGCCGATTCGTCGAACTGTGAATTCTACCCGGGAAACTCCTCCCAAAAGCAAGCTTGCTgaaggggaggaagaaaagcCAGGTAAAGTAAAACGGTGGCACAGCTTAAAACATCAAAAGTTATACTGCAATTTGGAGTGTCCCATAAATTCCTTTGAACTTTTTCATGGCTATGTGTTTTGGGGAAACATTTAGAATCAGTAGCTATTGGTATGTCATTGCCGGACCGTGAGGGCAAAGTaagatttcattttctctgtaaaGATTTTTGGAAGGTGAAAATGTTATGttggaattaaaaacagaaaaatggttGAGGATGACAGGAATGGCCAAAGAGTAGCATTCCGGACATAAAGTGTCATGGGGATGAATGCAGTGTGGGAGAATGGAAAACGTGGGCCTTTAGGACAGACAGTGGAAGGTTCATCCAGAAATCATCTGGAGGCCTTAAGAGAAGCAAATGGTGATCTGTTGATCTGTAACAGGTATTGGTAGAGAAAAGATTGGCCAGTCAGTGGTGGGAGCAtaacaaatggaaagaaacataGACCCATCAACATGGAGTACTAATGCTCCTTTATGGCATCTATAACCACCTCTTCTCCTTTTCccgtctttatttttcttctcatgatctttttgtttttttccgtatcttttcccttttttcctttctctcttttatctCAGGTTTTTCAGGGATGAGCACACTGTGCTGCCCCTGTTGTGGCTGTTAGAATCAATTATTTGCTGACCAGCATGTATTAGGAatagagggctgggcacagtggctcatgcctgtaatcctagcactttgggaggccgaggcgggcagatcacctgaggtcaggagttcgagaccagcctggccatcacggtgaaaccccgtctctactaaaattacaaacattatctgggcatggtgatgcattcctgtaatccctgcaatccctgctactcaggaggctgaggcacaagaattgcttgagcccaggaggcagaggttgcagtgagctgagatcacaccattgtattccagcctgggcaacagagggaaactgtctcaaaaaaaaaaaaaagggatagaaAATACACGCATCCTTGTTGCCTGTATCCCTTGGTGCATCAGGGCAGACATCAGTAACCAGTCAATGTACCCTTTTGTGGCTGAGCCTGGATTTTTTCTCTAAATCGTTAGATGAATGCTATAAGCAATTTGGGCACCCTGGCCTAAGGCAGTTAAGAGACATGGGAATCCgaatatttaaaaaagtaaacggGTGCTGGTAAGTTGAAGATAGGTTATCTTGTCCAGCACTGGGATAAGCCACTTGGTGGTCCATCTTAATCCATGTTTAACAGCCACCTGAGGCCACTAAATCACTAATAACATCAGTTTTCAGAATACATGCCAGAGGGTTCAGATGTAAAGTATTAGAAAAGTCAACCAAGAGTTTATGAAGAAACAGTGTCACTTCAcaagttttatgtttgtttaatcTTCTGTCTGTCCCATTTTGTACATAGTATTTTGTACATAGAAATTAGACTTcactcattttaaattttgtaaactCTACGTTTTACACAGAAACACAGTAGTTTCATGAGTTGGAAACAGTCTTATACATACTACATATTCAATATCTGTTGAGTGACTGAACTTTATTAAGCCATAACTCTTGAGCAGTTATTcttgagaagagaaaataatgtaaaatttataagTCTTATTACAGTAAAACCCCTGAATGATTCTTAGCTTTTCATCTTATTTAGAATAAGACAAAGTGTAAACAAACACGACTAACTAATAGTAAATTCTTGCCCATGCAGCCATTTAGTCAAATTGTTGGGTTGAAGGGCAGTAAAAGATATATcatgatgaaaaatacattttattgtggaAAACCTAAATGTAGTTATTATCTTTATCCCCAGATACCATTGTTATAGTGAAGTTCTATCCATAATACTTTGTGATCCTAAGCATATGGGAAACAATTCTAAAAGCAGAGAAGGCCAAAGGAGGATGGAAATCACTTGCTTAGTATAAGTGTTAGAATTGTACTTATGTGATTTGGTTTTAAGAGATAagtggcattttaaaattctctttatagccgggtgtggtggctcacgcctgtaatcccagcactttgggaggctgaggcgggtggatcacaaggtcaggatatcgagaccatcctggctaacacggtgaaaccctgtctctactaaaaatacaaaaaatcaactgggcgtggtggcacacgcctgtagtcccagctactaggaaggctgaggcaggagaattgcttgaacctgtggaggcggaggttgcagtgagccgagattgcgccacagcactctagcctgagagagagagcgagactctgtctcaaaaaaaaaaaataataataaaaaataaataaaattctcattATTTTGTGAAGGCCACAAAGAAGTCCTCGTCATTATTGCAATAATTAGTTCATATAATTTAAATGATCAAATTCTTCAAGCGTATACTTTGGCTTGAAGTATATGCTTGCCACTGGAGTCCTTTTTCTTTcgtggttttttttatttttatttttattttatttttggagttcTCTGAAGTCCCTGCATAACCAGTGCCTGGGGTTCTGTGTTTTATAGTAGCTACTCAGAGACATGCTGTGAAGGAAAGGCACAGATAACAGCAGACCTCCGTGTTCCCCTCTCATATTTCTACTCTTGCTTCAGTCATTCCTCTTGGAGAATACATGAGTTTTTTAATTACTTATCCTCTCAGATTTGCCTGTTGAATTATAAAATGGCTAGTTTCTTAATTATGAGTTTCATGAATATTGCAAAGTAGAATAATTAAATGATTTGGGATGAAATGAGTTTTCCTTTCTATGTAATTTCCTGGTCTGTTTTTCTAGTAATAGATAAATAACCACCTGACCAGGCAACTTGAGTGACATAAAGAATGTAAGAAAACTGCATTAGTGGTCATTCGTTTTCATTTTAGAATTCATTTGTTAATTGGAGACTTTGGCTGGTCCGTTTAATAAGATAAGCTTTTACCTTTTATTGACTCAGATTGGAATACATCTGCTTATGCAATtctgctcacctgattttttagAACCAGACATAAGTTCAGAGGAATCTGTCTCCACTGTAGAAGAACAAGAGAATGAAACTCCACCTGCTACTTCGAGTGAGGCAGAGCAGCCAAAGGGGGAACCTGAgaatgaagagaaggaagaaaataagtctTCTGAGGAAACCAAAAAGGAGTAAGGAGTTATGTCTTCTCgctatttatatttgaagaatgtGTAAAAGGACTTTAGATCAGATTGTTTTAAAGTGTTATAACATTGGTTTATGCTAGGTATTTggatttaatttttagaattaccatttgaaaTAGGTTTATTATATAGTTGTATGACCTGTTAGAATATGCTGTAGTTAGCAGAACCCAGTGGTTTGAATAATTGAAAAGTCTTTGTCATTGGCTTTGGAATGTGTTTTTGAGCTTGTAATTTATTGTGGGAGTATCTGATATTTTAAGCATTGGCAAGACTTCAGTAAGAAATGAAACATAACTATAAAAATCTGACCTAGAAGAcatttcactattttattccTACTTCTGTGCCAGGAGTGGGTTGTTTTTATGTGCTTATGTTAGAAGGCATTAATCTGTATCAAGCCATCGGTAGTGTGACCTAAAAGTCTATATATGTTTGATGAAGTATTCAGTTGAAGAATTGACTTTGAGAATCTGAAAGTAAAATTTGCTATTGATGTGTATCTATATAAGGTGATGGcagttactttttaatttttaatttttttttttttttgcaggagaGCTGGTAGTATTCATTCCACTCTTTTCATAATTGGTCAGAACAGTTAGAAATTGCTTTTAACtatagtcatgcattgcttaacaatgggTGTACATTCTGAGAGATGCATCTTTAGGCGATTTCATCATCGTGCCAACATTAtaaagtgtacttacacaaacctacatggtacagcctactacataACTGGGCTTTATGGGATAGtgtgttgctcctaggctacaaacctgtacagcatgttactgtactaaatactgtgggcagttataacacaatggtaagtatttgtgtatttaaacatagaaaagggacagtaaaaatatgatataaaagataaaaaatggtataccTGTGTAGGACACCTACCATGCATGGACCTTAAAGGATTGGAAATTGTTtgggtgagtgaatgagtggTAAGTGAATGCAAAGGCCTAGGACTACTGTgtgcaacttttaaaaatgaaaagtttttatttttaaaaacttttaaagctttaccaaaaacaaagacacaagcCGGACGctgtggtgcacagctgtagccctagctacttaggcagttgaggtggggggattgcttaagTCCTGAAATTTGAGTCTAGATTGGGCAATGTTGTGAGACCTCATatctatgaaaaaacaaaacttaagacACAAACATACACCTTAACCTAGGCCTGCACAGGGTCAgggtcatcaatatcactgtcttccacctccagatcttgtcccactggaaggcctTCAGGGGCAGCAACACACATGGACCTGTCATTTCCTATGATAACAGTGCTGTCTTTTGGAATACCTTCTGAAGGACCTGCTTGAGGCTGTTTtgtagttaactttttttttttaggtagaaaACATATACtctaatgataaaaagtatagtaaacaCATAAACTAGTAGCATAGCtgtttattatcaagtattatgtataattgtaatgtgcttttttttttttttttttttttgagatggagtctcgctctttcacccaggctggagtgtggagtgcagtgacatgatttgggctcactgcaacctccacctccaaggttcaagtgattctcctgcctcagcctcctgagtagctgggactacaggtgtgcaccaccacacctaggtaatttttgtatttttaggagagacggggatttcaccatgttggccagatggtctcaatcttttgaccttgtgatccgcccaccttggactcccaaagtgctgggattacaggcatgagccactgcgcccagccaatatgctatatttttatatgactgGAAGCAccgtaggtttgtttacaccagtgtCACCACAAACAAGTGAGTAACGTGTTGCGCTGTGATATTACCACAGCTATCACGTTAACCAGGTAATAGGAGGttttcagttccattataatcttaagGGACCACCATTGTGTATGTGGTCTGTTGACCAAAATattgttatgcagcacatgaccaTAAAAGAGTAACTTAGTAATAACTATACCTTCTAGCTATAATCTTCAGGGTATTCTTTATCTGAGTTTCATAAGTATAGCTAAGGTCTGTGGAATTTTTAGCAactatcgtgtgtgtgtgtgtgtttgtgtgtgtgtgtgtgtgtgtgtgtgcgtgtgcgtgtttaatagagatggcgtctcactatgttggctaggttgggcttgaactcctggcctcaagctgttctccatcctcagcctcccaaattgctgggattacaggcatgagccactgcacccagcctatcctCTGTTGTTAAATGTTCTAATGCATTTATTAGGCGCACAGAGTACTGTTATATACtcagaataaaatttatataatgctttaaatctcacaaaattgTTTTGATAAACATACTCTTACAATTCTTGCAACACCTTGGGAAGTAGTTGGTTTTATATTACTGTTTTATAGCTGAGGAGAAAGACATCATTTACTAAGATCATATAGCTAGCTAGTAAATGTTTGAGTGAAAATACAAACAAGGTTTTCTGACTTAAGAGCTTgagttttttccactataccatACTGCATCTGTTGTAGTTGTTAactaatatgcattttaaaattcccatttCTCTTATGTACTGAGCCCTTATACCAGTGCTAATTTATGTGACTCCTCTCTCCTGCACCTAAGAGAAAAATacctttttaattcatttatagtACCCAGTTTTTAAAGaagatttattttgtaaaattttgctTATGGTACATATCATCTTAGCCTGTAAATAAATTAAAGCATTAATTTTTATCCCTTTCTGGTCTTTTCCTCCTTCTGACTTTATACGTCTTTCTAGAGAGCTTATCTTCTATAATAACAATTCTTTGTTTTAAAGTGAGAAAGATCAGtctaaagaaaaggagaagaaagtgaaaaaaacaatTCCTTCCTGGGCTACCCTTTCTGCCAGCCAGCTAGCCAGGGCCCAGAAACAAACACCGATGGCTTCTTCCCCACGTCCCAAGATGGATGCAATCTTAACTGAGGCCATTAAGGCAAGTTTTTATTTCAAGCAATTCATCTTAGATttattatgttcatttttttcttatttgaaaatggCATATTTCTGTTTAGACATCATAAATCTTGCTCTGCTTCCTAAAGGAGTTTTAAAGAGAGGAAAGTCATTATGAGTTCATGCTTTTCTAATATAATCACATTTGGTGAAcactgttgatttttaaaaaaaatttatatttactatagcaaatattttaactttagaacttttaaattcagtttatCGATTAagtacagtttttatttgaaggctgAAAATGTTAATTCATTGAACAAACGTTTAAGGACTACCTTCCTCTGTTGGGCGCCCCTGCTAGTGGTGAATTAACTAAGGCTAGCAAAGTCCTTGCCCTTAGAAATCTAATTGTGACTCAGTAACTGAaaaatattgagaatttttgtttaaaaaatatctctAGGTTCATTTCTAAAGCTAAGTGTCTGATCTTGGTAGTGGTTATCTTTCACACCTGAACCCTGTTAATAAACACTGCTTTATCACCTAGACATTCCAAAATGCTTACAAAAATTATCCTGCTTACATAGATTTACGTTTTCATGACTTTCATTAGATGTAgttttcctattttaatttttaaaggttatCTTCTAATTTGAATTGCCTTTATTGTATAAGTCTTTTAATTTTGCCTTGTTTAGTTCATATGATGAGATGATAAGAGGAGTTAGAACAGACCCATCTTTCAGGGACCCTGTTGTTAGGATCTGAGGCAGGACTGGGGAGACAGGGATACAGATGATTTTAACCAGTAAAAGGGGGTATGTGTATGAAAAGGAGCAGCCTGGTTGTCATTCTCAGAATGCGAGAAGATAGCACTAACACATAAACTGGAAAAAGGGTTTGCCTTCAGACTTCTCCCTTTACTCCTTCAAGACTTTTATGCTCTCACCTTATTAAGAAAACTTTATTGGTCTAGATCACCTCAGTGTCGTGAAATCTCTGTTCTTTGTATAGCCTTTCTTCAAGGATTTCACTTGATGACCACTCAACCTGGGTTTGAAGGAGCAGCATCATAGTGAGGATGGAAAAAGGACTGAAActttaaaatagtgaaataaaaaattaaaacagtatcAATTTGGCTTAAATAATGGTTTGAATATAATCGTGCATATTTATGGAGATGATTGATTTTATATAGATAATGTGTATTCCATGTAATATGACAAATTACTATTTCAAACCATGGATGCCATTTTCTGTATTGAACAGGAATCATGATGTCTACTACCATCTCACTGTCAGATTGGTGGAGCAAAAGATTATTTGTTTCAGCGTTAGTGttcttttctgtttgattttctttgctttgtgTTTTCTTGTAAGATCAGGAGTAAACCTCAGTAGGTCATTAATAGTTCAGAGACACAGACTTGAATTACATGACCCATATTAATACAACTCGTTTCATGTTGTGCAATCTTTTCTGGACCATCTACCTGtgagttatttttctttgttttcagaatGTATAAAAACATTCAACGAAGTTCTTATCCAATGAGAATGAATAAGTGCTACATTCATTTAATAGACACTGTGGCAGTAGAAAATTGATGGACTGGCCCATTAGATAAATGACAGATGCTACTTCTGTGTGCTTCAAAATTTAAAGCATTTGATTTCAAGTCAGTGACCAgttggaaaacaaaattttaagcatttgaaaaaaattaagtatttgcTGCCTTTGTGACATAATGAGCTACTTAATTCTTCCAGGTGCATTAATGTCAAATGGAGTATAAGTAAAATAGGATGGAAATGGAAGAGGGCACATTAACTTCAAATAGAACACCTTCACTATTACCCAAAACTCTCCTTCAGCACTTTGCCATCTGTAAACCCATTTTTATGCCACTTGTTCAGattatctttgatttttctttctgctgACATTCATACAGAGCCTTCAGGGAAATGTCCTGGCATGCTCATTCCTTGCTCGTGCCTTAAAATGGGACAGATCTGTGATCCTGTAAGTGATAGGTTTGTTCTGCTTTTCTCATTTTGATGCCAAAGATCCATCTTCTAAATACAGAATGGAATTAAAATGGAAAGAGGTTCTTCATTATACATAGAATGTTGTTCATGTTCAGTATGGGCTTTTAGGCTGTTTTGAACAATTTAAAATTGTAGTAGAAATATTTAGTaattctgttatttctctgcagCCGTTATGAACTGAAGTCTTCTGAAGTTCATTCTTCCCTACCATTTTTGTCATCTATTATCAAATTCActtccaaaataatttattttgaaaatatatgtcaGGCTCTatctaataaaaaagaacaactagtttaataaatctttTCTAGGCATGCTTCCAGAAGAGTGGTGCATCAGTGGTTGCTATTCGAAAATACATCATCCATAAGTATCCTTCGCTGGAGCTGGAGAGAAGGGGTTATCTCCTTAAACAAGCActgaaaagagaattaaataGAGGAGTCATCAAACAGGTATTACACAATTGTTAGTAGTAAGATAATTTCATTGTGTATTAGCTTTAAGTCTACAGTTAGTAACATTTAGGCTTTTTGtgccttttttgttaaaaataagtttCATGATGATGAAATTCCTTAAGTTTAACCTAGTTGAATTATCTGAGGCTAGGTTTTGAAAATATTGGTGCCATTAAGATAGTGTAActtttttctagcttactttGCTCTTAATTGGATTTTTCTTTGGGGGCTGCTTGTGCTTGAAATCATGTAGCACTGAACAAGAAAAAGAGGTAAGGAATCCTGCTACTGCAACAGCAAAAatgaggctaggcatggtggcctacacctgtagtcccagcattttgggaggcttagttgtgaggatcacttgagctcaggagttcaagaccagcctgggcaacatagcaagaccccttctctacaaaaaatacaaaatcagcagggtttggtggcatgtgcctctagtcccacctactcggaaggcagaggcaggaggaccacttgagcctgggaggttgaggctatcgTGAGTTACGATCTCACCACTCCAGCCCCGGtgagagtgataccctgtctgaaaacaaaaaggaataacaAAAATGATAATTGACCTTGTCTTAGGTTTGTTTCCTTTAAAGCCTAACTTACATGATAGACTTGTTACTATTAATTTTTAGCTTCATAAATGTGCTCACCTTAACTGATTAGTAGCTAAACTATTAAAGCCTGTTAAGAGTATCAGAGAAACCCGAGTGAAATGTGACTAGCACTAGAACCAATGTTGATTTCAGGCATAAATCTACTTTATCTTGCATAGTGCATGGAAACTTAGAACCATAGAAATCTAAAGCTAGAATAAACTTTATATTATGTTACCCTCTTCAGAGGTCCAGAGTGATGAAATAACTGCTAAGGTCTTATGGTAGtggcaaagattttaaaaacctagTTGATCCCATTCCTAGAGTCTTGTTACGTTTTTTCTATACCCCCTGCCTGTTTGATCAGAATAGAATTCTGTGCCACTCAGGCATTTCTACTCTGCTTAGGGACTTCCAACTAGTACTTAAT
Protein-coding regions in this window:
- the HP1BP3 gene encoding heterochromatin protein 1-binding protein 3 isoform X4 produces the protein MATDTSQGELVHPKALPLIVGAQLIHADKLGEKVEDSTMPIRRTVNSTRETPPKSKLAEGEEEKPEPDISSEESVSTVEEQENETPPATSSEAEQPKGEPENEEKEENKSSEETKKDEKDQSKEKEKKVKKTIPSWATLSASQLARAQKQTPMASSPRPKMDAILTEAIKACFQKSGASVVAIRKYIIHKYPSLELERRGYLLKQALKRELNRGVIKQVKGKGASGSFVVVQKSRKTPQKSRNRKNRSSAVDPEPQVKLEDVLPLAFTRLCEPKEASYSLIRKYVSQYYPKLRVDIRPQLLKNALQRAVERGQLEQITGKGASGTFQLKKSGEKPLLGGSLMEYAILSAIAAMNEPKTCSTTALKKYVLENHPGTNSNYQNGVLLCCPGWGVQWCDLGSLPAPPPLGSLHSPASAS
- the HP1BP3 gene encoding heterochromatin protein 1-binding protein 3 isoform X5; its protein translation is MATDTSQGELVHPKALPLIVGAQLIHADKLGEKVEDSTMPIRRTVNSTRETPPKSKLAEGEEEKPEPDISSEESVSTVEEQENETPPATSSEAEQPKGEPENEEKEENKSSEETKKDEKDQSKEKEKKVKKTIPSWATLSASQLARAQKQTPMASSPRPKMDAILTEAIKACFQKSGASVVAIRKYIIHKYPSLELERRGYLLKQALKRELNRGVIKQVKGKGASGSFVVVQKSRKTPQKSRNRKNRSSAVDPEPQVKLEDVLPLAFTRLCEPKEASYSLIRKYVSQYYPKLRVDIRPQLLKNALQRAVERGQLEQITGKGASGTFQKWGFTMLPRLLLNSWVQ
- the HP1BP3 gene encoding heterochromatin protein 1-binding protein 3 isoform X6, which translates into the protein MPIRRTVNSTRETPPKSKLAEGEEEKPEPDISSEESVSTVEEQENETPPATSSEAEQPKGEPENEEKEENKSSEETKKDEKDQSKEKEKKVKKTIPSWATLSASQLARAQKQTPMASSPRPKMDAILTEAIKACFQKSGASVVAIRKYIIHKYPSLELERRGYLLKQALKRELNRGVIKQVKGKGASGSFVVVQKSRKTPQKSRNRKNRSSAVDPEPQVKLEDVLPLAFTRLCEPKEASYSLIRKYVSQYYPKLRVDIRPQLLKNALQRAVERGQLEQITGKGASGTFQKWGFTMLPRLLLNSWVQ